Genomic segment of Streptomyces longhuiensis:
TCCAGGGCTGTCACCAGCCACTCCGGAAGCCTTCACATTTTCGATCTTGAGTGGCGCGGGTCGTGCGGGGGAGGCCGTCATCGGCCGGGCGCACGGTCGCCGGCCGGGGCGTATGCAGGGATGGCGTGCACATGTCTTGACGAGTGGTCTCGACCACAAGCACCGTTACGGGAGAGCCGTTCTTCGTCCTGTGGGGGGCACGTGAACAGCAGACCGTTCGCCGTGGGTGCGGTGTTGTCCGTCCTCGCCGTCGTGGGAGGCCTGGCGGTTCCGGCCTCGTCGGCGCCGCCTTCGAGGCCGGTCGGGGTGTTGCCTCTCGGCCCCGCCGACCTGACCGAGACGCGGACGTCGCAGCAGCTCCAGCCCGGTGTCACCCTCACCCGAATCGTGCGCGGCGCCGATGCCCCGGCGCTTGCCTGGACGGTCGAGGTCTCCATCCCCGGCGGCGCCGGCTCGCCGGACCCCGACGCGCCACCGTCGGCGCTCAACGACCACGCGAGCGCCGACGACCTGGTCGCCCGACTGCGCGAACACGGCTTCGAGGCGCGGGCCGAGGAGGTCACCACACAGGCGACGGCGGACTTCGCGGGCGGCACGCTCGGATGGCGCGTCCGTGTCGGTGAGTTCGGCTCGCAGTCCGCGGCCACGGCCGAGCGCACCCGGCTGCGGACAGCCGGATACACCGGGGCCGCCGTGTACCAAGGGTGGGACGGGGACCCCATGGACCGGGGTCCGTGGCGGATCGACGTTCTCACCATCGACCCGCACCGCTTCCACGGCGCGCTGAGAGCCTCGTACGGGCCGGATCTGGAGAACCGGGAGACGACCAGCCAACTCGTGGCCGCGGCCGGGGCGACCGCGGGGGTCAACGCCGGGTTCTTCGTCCTCGACCCGAACGCCGGCGCCCCCGGGGACCCGGCCGGTGTCGGCGTGTATGACGGCAAGTTCCTGAGTGAACCCGTGAGCGGGCGGCCCTCCCTCGTGATCCACGATTCCGGGCGTCGGACCGACGTCGCGCGGCTCACCTGGCAGGGCAAGCTGTCCGGCCGGGGCACCTCTCTCCCGCTGGACGGGATCAACCGCGTCCCCGGCCTGATCAGGAACTGCGGCGGCACCGCCGACGACACGCCCACCTCGCTGCCCCTGCATGATGCGACCTGCACGGACGGCGACGAACTCGTGGCCTTCACGCCCGAGTTCGGCGAACGCACTCCGAGTGGCGAAGGGTTCGAGGCCGTACTCGATCGCCACGGACGGGTACTTGAGGTGCGTTCGCCGCGCGGCGGATCGCTGCCGGAAGGCGGCAGCTCCGTGCAGGCGACCGGACGCTACACCTCCCAGCTGGCCGAACTGGCGCAGACCGGCGGCGAGTTGCGGATACGGGCCGCGTTGAAGGACGCGCACGGCCGTACGGTCTCCCCCTCCATGAGCACCAGCATCCTCAACGGCGGCCCCGAACTCGTCCGGGACGGCCGTACACACGTCACGGTGGCCACCGACGGCATGGTCCAGCCCGGCAATCCCAGCTTCTATTACGGCTGGGTGCACAAACGCAATCCGCGCACGCTCGCCGGAGTCGACGCCGCGGGACGGACCGTTCTCGTCACGGCCGACGGACGAAGCACCGGCGCGCTCGGACTCAGCATCCCGGAGAGCGCCGCGGTCGCGAAGGCGCTGGGCCTGCGCGACGCGATGAACCTCGACGGCGGCGGGTCCACCACCATGGTCGCCGGCGGGGGCGTGATCAACGCCCCGTCCGACGCGACCGGAGAACGCCCGGTCGGAGACGCCCTGTTGGTCCTCCCCGGCCGAAAATGACCCCGTCGACAGGAGCAGCCATGACCGCCGCCACGATCCGCCGCGCCAGATGCCTCCTGCTCGCCCTGGCCGTCCTGCTGCTCACCCTGACACCGAACGCACCGTCCGTGGCCGCCGACGCTCGCGGTGCCGAGGTCGTCGCCGTCACCCAGGTCGCCGACCGTCAGGTGGATCTGTCCGTACGCTCCTCGGCTCTCGGCGGCCGGACCGTCCACGTCCGACTGCTCACGCCCGACGGCTGGAACCCGGGCGACCACCGTCGGCACTGGCCGACCCTGTGGCTGCTGCACGGGTGCTGCGGCGACTACACGTCGTGGACGAGCCGGACCGACGTCGCCCGCATCGACAGCCTGCGCGACGTCCTCGTGGTGATGCCGGAGGCCGGCTGGAACGGCTGGTACAGCGACTGGTGGAACAACGGCAACGGTGGTGACCCCGCCTGGGAGACGTTTCACACCAAGGAGCTGCGCCGACTCCTCGAAAGCGACTGGGGAGCGGGCCCGCGTCGCGTGGTCGCAGGACTGTCCATGGGAGGGCAGGGCGCGCTGATGTACGCGGCCCGGCACCCGGGCATGTTCAAGGCGGCAGCGGCGTACTCAGGATCCGTGCACCCGTTGCTGAACGACGAGTCGGTGGACCGCATCATGGGGTTCTTCGCGGGCCAGGGCGACGACCCGCGCCGGGTCTGGGGCGACCCCGTGGCGCAGCGGGATGTGTGGGCGGCTCATGACCCGTACTACCTGGCCAAGCGCCTCAAGCCGATCCCCGTGTACCTGTCGTGCGGCGACGGCACCGCGGGCCCCCTGGACCCACCAGGTGCCACGAACGCCCTCGAAGCGGACTTCAACCGGCAGAACCATGCCTTGGCGGGCGCGCTGGAAAAGGCGGGTGCCCGGCACGTGACGACCAACTTCTACGGGCCTGGCACCCACAGCTGGCCGTACTGGCAACGAGAGCTGCACGCCTCGCTGCCGATGCTGTTGGGGGCGTTGAGGGTCACGAACTGACGTGATCTGTGGCGGCGCCCGCCAGTCGGGGGCGGCCGGAGCGGGTGCAAACTATGTCATCATGCAATGACATCGCCTGATGACAAGAACGGTACCCCTCCTTTGCAGCCCTCCATACCGGCGTCCGCGCGTACCTCCGCCGTATCGGCACCCGCACTCCGCCACCCACGGGCTCTCGTGCCCGTCCTCGTCTCGCTCGGGATGCTCGTCGCCGTGGTCAGCAGCCTCGGCGCACCGCTCATCCCGACCATCGCGGCCGAGGACCACGTCGCCGTCTCCACCGCACAGTGGGCGCTCACGGTGACGATGCTGGTGGGAGCCATCGCCACACCGGTCATGGGGCGCCTGGGCGACGGCCCGCACCGCAAGAACGTGATCCTCACCGGCCTCGCCGTGGTCCTGGTGGGCAGCCTCCTGGCGGCCCTGCCCCTCGGGCTCACCTGCCTCCTCGTGGGCCGGGCGCTTCAGGGCGTCGGCATGGGCCTCGTCCCGCTCGCCATCGCCACCGCCCGCGACGCGCTGCCCCCGGAGCGGGCACGGTCGGCGGTGGCGACCCTCTCCCTGACCACCGCCGCGGGCATCGGCCTCGGCTATCCGATCACCGGCCTGTTCGCGCAGTACCTCGGCATGTACGCCGGATTCTGGTTCGCTGCCGCCACGGCGGCCGCCGCGCTCACCGCCACCGTGATCGTCGTGCCCGCGGCGCCGCAGCGCCCCACCGTCCCGATGGACTTCCCCGGCGCGCTGCTGCTCGCCGGCGGCATGGCGGCCCTGCTGGTGACGCTGGCCGAGGGGGAGCGGTGGGGCTGGGGATCCGCTCCGCTGCTCGCGCTCGCCGTCGCGGCCGTCGTCCTGCTCGCCGGGTGGGTCCTGCACTCGATGCACTCCACGCATCCGCTGGTGCGGGTACGGCTCATCAAGGATCGCGGCGTACTCGTCGCCAACCTGACCACGATGGTCGGCGGCGTCGGCACCTACCTGCTGATCGCGCTGGTCACCCGCTACGTCCAGACACCCGAGTCCGCCGGATACGGCTTCGGCTCGACCATCGTCGTCACCGGTCTGCTGCTCGTGCCGTTCTCCGCCGCCAGCCTCGTCACCGGCCGCCTCGTGCGGATGCTCGGCGCGGCGGCGACGCCCGCCCGCATGCTGCCGCTGGGCTGCCTGCTCTCCCTCTCGGGCCTGGTCTGCTTCCTGGTCGCCCGCTCCAGCCTGTGGGGCATCGGCACGATGATGGCGCTCGCCGGACTCGGCGTGGGCGTCACCTTCGCGGTCACGCCCGGCCTGATCGTCGGCGGAGTGCCCGCACAGGAGACGGGCAGCGCGATGAGTTTCAATCAGGTCATGAAGTACATCGGGTACTCGACCGGCAGCGCGCTCAGCGCCGTCATCCTCCAGGCCGCCACCGACCCCGGCGCGGCGCTGCCGACCAATGACGGCTACCGCAACGCGGGTCTCGCCGGCTGCGCCGCCTTCGTGATCACCGGCATTCTCGCCGTGGTACTCACCCGCACGGGCACCCGGCTGCGGCCGTCCGTGGTCGCGGCGGGGCACGTCGCTCCGGTCGCCACGGGTGAGCGGGCGCGCCCCGAGCCGAGCCGCCCGTGAGCGGCGCGGACGCCGGCCCGCGCCGGAACTCCGCCCGCACCCGCGAGGCGCTGCTGCGGGCGGCGACCGAACTCTTCTCCGAGCGCGGCTACGACCGCACCACCATCCGCGAGATCGGTGAGCGGGCCGGGGCGGACCCGGCCCTGATCGCACGCTACTTCGGCAGCAAGCCCATGCTGTACGTCGAGGTGCTGCGCGCCGAACACGGTGACGTCGCACCGGACGACCTCCTCACCGAGCCCCGCCTGCGCGACGTCGCCCAACGTGCGGAGCGGCGCGGCCCGGTCCCTCTGCTGAGGGTCGCCGTCCAGCCGTTGAGCGATGGGGCCGCGCAGGACGCCACCCGCGCGGCACTGCGGTCCCGGCTCGTGGATCCGCTGCGCGCACGCTTCGCCCGGGAGGGCAGGGACCGGCCGGGGCTGCGGGCCGACGTGCTGGTGGCGGCGGTCGCCGGGGTGTTGCTCGCCCGCCACTCCGGGGCGTTCGAGGACCTGGCCGACGCGGAGGTGGACGAGGTCGTCGACGTGCTGCTGGAGACGCTCGGTGGCGACGGGCCCGCCCGCGATCGGTGAACGCCGGCGGGCCCACCGCGTTCACGCGTTCGCGAGCCAGGTCGTTGCGGCTACGACGAGTGCTTCCACGCCTGTGCTCAGGGTGGGCTCGACGACCGGTGCGAAGTGGGGGGAGTGGTTGCTCGGCAGCTCGTCCAGCCGGTCTTCCTGGAGCGCGCCGAGAACCGTTTCGGTGTCCAGACCGCCCCAGAACCAGAAGACGGTCGGCACGTCGAGCACCTCTCCGAACACACCCACGTCCTCACTCGCGTTCACCTGAGGCATCGGCATGATCCGCTGCTGCCCGAAGTGCTCCGCGAACGCGGCGACCGTGGCCTGCGTCGCCTCCGGATCGCTCACCAGCGCCGGTGCGGAGCCGGTCCAGGCGAACTCCGGCGGCTCCGCGGCGCCGCTCGCCTGCGACTCAGCGGTGGCGATGCGCTCGATGGCGTTGCGGACCTTGTCGCGGATCGCCGGGGTGAAGGTGCGGACGTTGATCCCCAACTCGGCCCTGTCGGGGATGATGTTGTCCTTGGTGCCCGCCTGCAGGCGCCCCACGGTCACCACGGCGGTCTCCGCCGGAGGAACCTCCCGCGCGACGATTCCCTGCAACCGCGTGACCACGTTGGCCGCCATGAGCACCGGGTCGATGGACGCCTCCGGCCGGGACCCGTGGCCCCCGCGACCGTGCAGAGTCAGGTCGAGGGAGTCCGCCGCAGCCATCACCGGGCCCGTGCCGTAGCCGATGACCCCCGCGGGCAACGGCCCGACGTGCTGGCCCAGCACGATCTCGGGCTTGGGGAACCGCTCGAAGAGTCCGTCGTCGACCATCCCCCGTGCGCCGACCGCGAGTTCCTCGGCCGGCTGGAACACCACCAGCAGCGTGCCGCGCCACTCGTCACGCGACTGCGCGAGCAACATCGCGGCACCGGTCAGACAGGCCGCGTGCATGTCGTGACCGCAGGCGTGCATCACCGGTACGTCACGGCCCTCGTGGTCCACGCCCCGCGCCTGACTCGCGTAGGGGAGTCCGGTCTTCTCCTCCACCGGCAGCGCGTCGAAGTCCGCGCGGAGCATGACCACCGGCCCCTCGCCGTTGCGCAGGACCCCGACCACGCCGGTGACGCCGATCCCCTCGGCCACCTCGTCGAAGCCCGCCTCACGCAGACGCTTCGCCAGCAGACCGGCGGTGCGTGTCTCCTGGAGCGAGAGCTCGGGATTTCGGTGCAGATCCTTGTAGAAGGCGGCGAGTTCGTCGCGGATCTCCGGCAGTTGTGCGGTCACCGTCTTCGACATGGCTACCTGACCTCTCTGAGTACCGATGTGCGTACCGTAGCTCCGCACACCAGGGATACACGCGGCCCCCTGGCAGGTGGCGCTGACCGCGTACGCGCCGAGGGGGTTGTGGTGGGTTCGTGCCGGGGACGGGCGACCACTGTCGCAACCGCTCTACCCGGCGGTAACGTGCGGCTCCGTTCGCAACCGAGGGAGTGGCATGGGCACCGTCACGGGAATCGATCGCGTCGCCGAGCACGAGAAGACGCGTGCCGCGCTGCGTGCCGTGGTCGCGCGACTTGTCCGACTGCTGCGTGACCTTCCGGACCTGGAGGTGGCGTCCGGTGTCCCGGAGTGGACCGTGGGTGATGTCGGCGCACATGTGGCTGCCGTGCATCTCGCGTTCGGCTCCGGCTTCACCGGCGAGTCCGTGGAGTGGGACACGGTCCTGCCGCCGGGCGACGGGCCGTTCGTCGAGCGGCTCACGGCCGTGAACGCCCTGTCCCTCGGCCTTCTCGGCGGCGATGAACGCACCCGTCTCGGCGACCTGATCGCCGAGCGCGGCGAGGCGTTCCTGCGCGAGACCGACGGTCTCGCCCCGGACACCCCCGTCCCCACGCCCTGGTACGGGCAGGAGCGGACGCTCACGCTCGCGGCGGCGACCGGAATGATGCTCAGCGAGAGCCTCCTGCACGGCCTCGACATCGCCCGCGGCGCCCGGCTCCCGTGGCCGATAGGCCCGGACGAGGCGCGCCTGGTGCTCGGGCAGTCGATGCCGACGATGATGCCGCTGGCCCTGGACACGGCGAAGGCGCAAGGCGTCAGCATCGCGTTCGACGTCGCGATCAAGGGCGGTCCACGGCTGGCGGTCGTCATCGATGAGGGCGCGGCGACCGTGACCCGCGACGCCCCGCCGCGCGCGTACGACTGCCGGATCACGGCGGCGCCGGCAGCGTTCCTCCTGGTCGCCTTCCGGCGCATGCCGGTCTGGAAGGCGATCGCGCGCGGTCAGATGCGGGCCGGCGGCCGAAAGCCCTGGCAGGCACTGCGGCTCACCGAACTCATCGCTAGCCCCTGACCCGAGGAAGGCGTCCGCCCGTCAGGGCTTCCAGTCGCCCATGCGGTCCAGGCGGCGGAGCTGCTGGCGGGCGGTGGGCACGTCG
This window contains:
- a CDS encoding phosphodiester glycosidase family protein, translated to MNSRPFAVGAVLSVLAVVGGLAVPASSAPPSRPVGVLPLGPADLTETRTSQQLQPGVTLTRIVRGADAPALAWTVEVSIPGGAGSPDPDAPPSALNDHASADDLVARLREHGFEARAEEVTTQATADFAGGTLGWRVRVGEFGSQSAATAERTRLRTAGYTGAAVYQGWDGDPMDRGPWRIDVLTIDPHRFHGALRASYGPDLENRETTSQLVAAAGATAGVNAGFFVLDPNAGAPGDPAGVGVYDGKFLSEPVSGRPSLVIHDSGRRTDVARLTWQGKLSGRGTSLPLDGINRVPGLIRNCGGTADDTPTSLPLHDATCTDGDELVAFTPEFGERTPSGEGFEAVLDRHGRVLEVRSPRGGSLPEGGSSVQATGRYTSQLAELAQTGGELRIRAALKDAHGRTVSPSMSTSILNGGPELVRDGRTHVTVATDGMVQPGNPSFYYGWVHKRNPRTLAGVDAAGRTVLVTADGRSTGALGLSIPESAAVAKALGLRDAMNLDGGGSTTMVAGGGVINAPSDATGERPVGDALLVLPGRK
- a CDS encoding alpha/beta hydrolase; this encodes MTAATIRRARCLLLALAVLLLTLTPNAPSVAADARGAEVVAVTQVADRQVDLSVRSSALGGRTVHVRLLTPDGWNPGDHRRHWPTLWLLHGCCGDYTSWTSRTDVARIDSLRDVLVVMPEAGWNGWYSDWWNNGNGGDPAWETFHTKELRRLLESDWGAGPRRVVAGLSMGGQGALMYAARHPGMFKAAAAYSGSVHPLLNDESVDRIMGFFAGQGDDPRRVWGDPVAQRDVWAAHDPYYLAKRLKPIPVYLSCGDGTAGPLDPPGATNALEADFNRQNHALAGALEKAGARHVTTNFYGPGTHSWPYWQRELHASLPMLLGALRVTN
- a CDS encoding MFS transporter codes for the protein MPVLVSLGMLVAVVSSLGAPLIPTIAAEDHVAVSTAQWALTVTMLVGAIATPVMGRLGDGPHRKNVILTGLAVVLVGSLLAALPLGLTCLLVGRALQGVGMGLVPLAIATARDALPPERARSAVATLSLTTAAGIGLGYPITGLFAQYLGMYAGFWFAAATAAAALTATVIVVPAAPQRPTVPMDFPGALLLAGGMAALLVTLAEGERWGWGSAPLLALAVAAVVLLAGWVLHSMHSTHPLVRVRLIKDRGVLVANLTTMVGGVGTYLLIALVTRYVQTPESAGYGFGSTIVVTGLLLVPFSAASLVTGRLVRMLGAAATPARMLPLGCLLSLSGLVCFLVARSSLWGIGTMMALAGLGVGVTFAVTPGLIVGGVPAQETGSAMSFNQVMKYIGYSTGSALSAVILQAATDPGAALPTNDGYRNAGLAGCAAFVITGILAVVLTRTGTRLRPSVVAAGHVAPVATGERARPEPSRP
- a CDS encoding TetR/AcrR family transcriptional regulator, which translates into the protein MSGADAGPRRNSARTREALLRAATELFSERGYDRTTIREIGERAGADPALIARYFGSKPMLYVEVLRAEHGDVAPDDLLTEPRLRDVAQRAERRGPVPLLRVAVQPLSDGAAQDATRAALRSRLVDPLRARFAREGRDRPGLRADVLVAAVAGVLLARHSGAFEDLADAEVDEVVDVLLETLGGDGPARDR
- a CDS encoding amidohydrolase: MSKTVTAQLPEIRDELAAFYKDLHRNPELSLQETRTAGLLAKRLREAGFDEVAEGIGVTGVVGVLRNGEGPVVMLRADFDALPVEEKTGLPYASQARGVDHEGRDVPVMHACGHDMHAACLTGAAMLLAQSRDEWRGTLLVVFQPAEELAVGARGMVDDGLFERFPKPEIVLGQHVGPLPAGVIGYGTGPVMAAADSLDLTLHGRGGHGSRPEASIDPVLMAANVVTRLQGIVAREVPPAETAVVTVGRLQAGTKDNIIPDRAELGINVRTFTPAIRDKVRNAIERIATAESQASGAAEPPEFAWTGSAPALVSDPEATQATVAAFAEHFGQQRIMPMPQVNASEDVGVFGEVLDVPTVFWFWGGLDTETVLGALQEDRLDELPSNHSPHFAPVVEPTLSTGVEALVVAATTWLANA
- a CDS encoding maleylpyruvate isomerase N-terminal domain-containing protein translates to MGTVTGIDRVAEHEKTRAALRAVVARLVRLLRDLPDLEVASGVPEWTVGDVGAHVAAVHLAFGSGFTGESVEWDTVLPPGDGPFVERLTAVNALSLGLLGGDERTRLGDLIAERGEAFLRETDGLAPDTPVPTPWYGQERTLTLAAATGMMLSESLLHGLDIARGARLPWPIGPDEARLVLGQSMPTMMPLALDTAKAQGVSIAFDVAIKGGPRLAVVIDEGAATVTRDAPPRAYDCRITAAPAAFLLVAFRRMPVWKAIARGQMRAGGRKPWQALRLTELIASP